From Trichomycterus rosablanca isolate fTriRos1 chromosome 18, fTriRos1.hap1, whole genome shotgun sequence, the proteins below share one genomic window:
- the lpar1 gene encoding lysophosphatidic acid receptor 1 — translation MDGQCYYNETIAFFYNKSGKSLANEWNTVSRLVMGLGLTVCIFIMLANLLVMVAIYINRRFHFPIYYLMANLAAADFFAGLAYFYLMFNTGPNTKRLTVSTWLLRQGLIDTSLTASVANLLAIAIERHITVFRMQLHTRMSNRRVVVVIVIIWTMSIVMGAIPSVGWNCICAIASCSNMAPLYSNSYLVFWAIFNLVTFVVMVVLYAHIFMYVRQRTMRMSRHSSGQRRNRDTMMSLLKTVVIVLGAFIICWTPGLVLLLLDVFCEQCDVLAYEKFFLLLAEFNSAMNPIIYSYRDKEMSITFKQILCCQRQENVNGTVEGSDRSASSFNHTVLSSPHNNDHSVV, via the exons ATGGATGGCCAATGTTACTACAATGAAACCATTGCCTTCTTCTACAACAAAAGTGGGAAGTCTCTGGCCAACGAGTGGAATACAGTTAGCAGACTTGTGATGGGACTTGGACTTACAGTGTGTATCTTTATCATGCTTGCTAACCTGCTGGTGATGGTAGCCATATACATTAACCGCAGGTTTCATTTTCCCATCTACTATCTAATGGCTAACCTAGCAGCAGCAGACTTTTTCGCTGGATTGGCATATTTCTATTTGATGTTCAACACGGGGCCCAACACGAAACGGCTAACAGTCAGCACGTGGTTGTTACGGCAGGGTCTCATTGACACTAGCCTGACAGCTTCCGTCGCTAACCTGCTAGCCATTGCCATCGAGCGCCACATCACAGTTTTTCGGATGCAGCTCCACACGCGCATGAGTAACCGTCGTGTGGTTGTGGTCATCGTCATCATCTGGACCATGTCCATCGTCATGGGTGCCATCCCGAGTGTGGGCTGGAACTGTATCTGTGCCATCGCCAGCTGCTCCAACATGGCTCCACTTTATAGTAACTCGTATCTTGTGTTCTGGGCCATCTTCAATCTGGTGACCTTTGTGGTAATGGTGGTTCTGTATGCGCACATATTTATGTACGTCCGCCAACGCACCATGAGAATGTCACGTCACAGCTCAGGCCAGCGACGCAACCGAGACACCATGATGAGCTTGCTGAAGACAGTGGTGATTGTTCTAG GTGCCTTCATTATCTGCTGGACGCCTGGTTTAGTGCTCCTGTTGCTTGACGTATTCTGCGAACAATGTGACGTGCTGGCTTATGAGAAGTTCTTCCTCCTTTTAGCCGAGTTTAATTCTGCCATGAACCCCATCATCTACTCATACCGAGATAAGGAAATGAGCATCACATTCAAGCAGATCTTGTGCTGTCAACGGCAGGAGAACGTTAATGGTACAGTGGAGGGCTCGGACCGGTCAGCCTCCTCATTTAACCACACTGTCCTAAGCTCACCACACAATAATGACCACTCTGTGGTCTGA